From the Methanobacterium sp. CWC-01 genome, the window GAACTATCATAAATTTTCGGATAACAGAAATAATCTAAATTAATTTATCACTTCGTTAGATGCAGGTATCTTTGACCACAAGTTCGCATATATTTATAAATCCGTGTTTACATAATATAATATATGGACAGAGAAGATGAAAAAATCATCGAAAATTGGTTTCTAAGACGCAACATCTCATCTGGAACACAAGCAACATATTTAATCTCATTAAAAGAATATTCAACTATAATCGGTAAAACACCATATGAATTATATCAGGAAGCTGATGAAGAAGCAGATGCAGGCCTTAGACCCATTAAAACCAAAGTATTCGGCTACCTTTTACAATACAAAAAACACCTCATGGAAAGTGGCAAAGCTACCAAAACCATCAAGTTATACTTTTCTGCAATAAGATCATTTTATAAATCATTCGATGTCCCTCTACCAGACATTGCATTTGACAGTGGAGATATTGGCTTAGAAAAAAACATAGGCAAACCACTACGACGAGAAGACATCCGAAAGCTAGCAAATGCAGCATCATCCAGGGAAAGAGCCATGATATACCTAATGGCACTTTCAGGAATGGGACAACAAGAAGCCAGAGACCTAACCATACAAAAATATATAGATGCCGCAAGTACTGCCATAGAAAGACCATTAGATGATGTATATGATTTATTTAAATTCGAAGACGATATCGTAAAGGAAATACTAATTCTCCATATAACCCGAAGAAAAGTAAAATACCGTTACATTACATTCATACCACCAGAGGCCTCCCGGGAAATTATTCATTATCTCAAAGAACGATGCTTCGGTAGAAATGAAAAAATAAGAATCAAAAATAATCAAGATCATATCTTCGTTGGTAAAAATGGTGGACAAATGTCCAGAGATAGCGTAGTCACAAACTTCAGACGAATAGGTCAACTTGCAGGTTTCAAACGTGAAAAAGGTTCCTATAGTTCATGGAGAAGTCATGCTTTACGTAAATACTTCATATCCACACTAATAAATAAGAAAGGAAACAAAATAATTGCTGATTTTATGGCAGGACATAAAATAAGCGAACAGGACAGAACTTACTGGCAAGCCAACCCTGAAGATTTGAAAAATATGTATCAGGATGCGTTACCCTTCTTATCCTTGGACGAGGCCAAAGTAAAAGATGTGGAAACTGAAGGATATCGTGAACTTAAAGAAGAAAATATTGACCTAAAATCCGAGTTGAACCAAGTGAAAATTAAATTAGCTAGTTTGGGGGACTTTGCAAAGTTTATGCAAGATCCTGATGTGAAAAAAATTTTGGAAAATAAATTACCAAAAGAAGAGGATATCATTTAATTAATTCATATCCAAAAATTTTTTGATATAATGATGGTTTAGAAAGATTTAGGCAACTATTTACTTCTGTGATTAGTTCTTTAAACCATTTATCTGAATCTTCAAAAGAACTTAATGCGAGGATAAATTTTCCTTCAATAAATGATTTATTTTTGTTCTGCTTTACGTAAGTTAAGGTTTTCTCGAACGAGTCATATATTTGATAGGTATTAAGATAATTTGGTTTTATAAATCCCATATTTTCTAAAAATTTTTCTTTGGTTATATTTTCTTTCTTTGGAACCTTTTTTGAATAATTTTTCAATGTCCATAGTTCATATTCACTATATTTCATTCGGAGATCTTCAGGAATCTTGAAATTGTTTTTTTTGTATTTTTTAACTATATCTTCCACAAAATCAGGATCGGCAACGTAGTTGGGCATTTCCTTATCAATCTCTGATTCTACAATCTCGCTTATTATTAAATCATCGCTAAATTCTTCAATTGTTACTTGTGTTAATAAATAATTCCAATCTCGTTGGATATGATCTAAATATTCTTCATATTTCTTTAAAAATATTCTTCTTAATTTTTTGAAGGCTTTATTTTGTTTTTCTTTATCTGTATCATCCACTATTTTTATTAACCTTCTAATTTCATTTGCTTTTACACCTGACAACCTAAATTTAATACCATCTGTTATGAAAGCTTGTATTCTATTAGGGTTTTTATGGACATTGATATCATAATCAAATATTTCTATTTCATCCTTTTTTAATAGCTTAATTAATGATTCGTCAAATTTCTTATCGGGTCGGGTTCCTATATCTCCGTAATCTTCCTCATAGACTTTTTTTACCTCGTCTATAAGTGTAATATAATTAAGTGACTTATTTTTTAAGGTTTTTTTGATAATTAATCCCCATTGTGATGTTTTTGGCATATGGATTCATCCGTTTATTATTAAAGACTTACATCTGTCCCATATATCAACTATAATATTTATTTTTTTGGGACAACAATATGTTATCTGGTGAATTAAAATGTTAGTTTCAAAATCGATTTCCATAGATGTAGAAGATTTGCTTAAAATTGAGAAGAAAGTCAAAGAAGGTAAAAATGCTAGTATAAGCTCCTTCGTTCAGGAAGCTGTAAAAAGACTTTTATCAGAAGAGTGTGGTTAGAATGGATAATAAAGTGGATAAATGGATAAAAACACTACAAGAACTCATCAAATGGGCTAAAGACAATAATAATGACGATAATAAATGAAACTTAATTAATTTACAAATAAATCCATCAAAAACAACTACTGTAAATTTCCCAGAGGTACAAATGCATAATCATTACAGACCCAATGATGATGATATTCTTGAAAAATTTCCAAAACAGTTACGTGACCACAATATTATTCCCATCAAAGATAGAAACTCACCAAAAATTCCAGGTTATAAATGGGGTCTCTATAAACAAAAGAAATACCCCCATAAGAAGTTAAACCGTCATAAAGGTAATAATGCAGTTATATGTGGTGACCCACTTAAAAAGGGATTATTTCTAACTATTGCTGATCTAGATGAACCATTGTTTTTTGAATATTTTAAAAGCGATAACACATTCATGGTTAAAACACCAAGTGGCGGATACCACATCTATTACTTCAGTAAAAAACCTGTAAAGAAAAGTAAACCATTTAAAAATCTCCCATTTGAAATTTTGGGGGAAGGCAGTTACTGTCTAATTCCACCGTCATCATACTATGATATTCCATATTTAGTAATTAAGGATAAACCAATCCTAACAGTAGATAATGCAGAGGTTTACATTAAATCCAAATTTCCAAAACAACTCATACAACAAAAAATCTCGCGACCTAAAGATATCAAACAATTTAAAAAAGAACTTCATAAACGAGTATCATTAGAAAAAATTGTTATAGATCATTACCCTAATTGGTATGAACCAAATCCTAACAAGGGTAGGGGAAACACCATTAGATTAATGAATCCATTGTCAAAACAGAAAACTAAAAATCCAAGTTTCATAATTTTTAAAAGAACTAACACATGGTATTCTCACAGTACAGACGAAGGCGGAGACGTCATTGATTTCATATTAACCATAAAAAAAGAATCAAGAGTAAAATATGCATTAAAATACTTACAAAAAAAATATAAAGTACCCGCACCTTATTATAAAAAATCATCAAAGTCTGAAAAAACCCTAGTTGATTCTATCGACGATTTTCTAAAAAAAACCAGTAAACCTGCCAATACACTTTCACATGGATGCTGTATTACACCTGAGGAAGGATTAATCTTTCTTTCAGTATTCAATAATGAAGTCAACGGAATCTTTGGTGTAAGCCGTAAAAGAATCCTAAGGGCTATAAAAAAGTCTAATGCAATAAACGAAGACCTCCACGAAGATCTACTAATCTGTGAAGGGTATGTTCATCCATTAAATGAAAAAACTCAAAGAGGAATACGTAATTTATTGCATAAAAAGCAATCAAATATTAAATCCGAGAATAATTCGATTTTTACACTATTTCAGAAAATACATGATTTAATGAAAGAAAAATACTTAGAATTAGATAATGAAGGGGACTATATTTTTCTAACGTTATGGATTTTAGGAACATATATGCGTCCAATTTTTGTATGGTATCCATATATAACTTTTTTTGGTCTAAGAGATGTAGGTAAGTCAACTGCCTTAACTCTACTAAGTAATTTGTGTTTTAATGGATCTGGATATGTTTCAGGAAAATCTACTGAGGCATCTTTATTTAGAAAAGCAGCAAGTAGTAAAGGTTTTTTTCCTATTGATCATTATGAAGAGATAATTAAGTCAAAAAATAAATTACAAATCATGAATCAGTATTTAGAAAATGCATGGTTTCTTAATTCTACAATAGACATTGTAAATAAAGAGACTCATGAATTAGAACAATATAAAGTTGCTTCCTCTGTTGCTATAGGTACGAGAGAGATTAATGATGTTCTTGAGGAAAAAGGAATAGTAATTGAAATGGTTGAGACATCCGACACCAACAAAAGGTTTAATTCTTCTAAAATGTACAAAGACCCATTTTTTGAAAATATACAAGAAGAATGCATGGAAGCAGCATTAGATTTCCAAGATAAAATAATCAGAGCCTATGAGGATATGGGTGACATTCCTGGATTAATTGGACGTGAATATAATAAATTTATTCCAATCTTAGCTATCGCCAAGGTAATTGACGGAAAAAATGATTCGTATAACCTATTCAATACTATGACGAAATATGCCATAGATTATCGCCTAAAAAGGAAACAAGATCTCAAAGATACTGAAGAACTACTATTAAAAATCATCTTAGTAAACCAAATAAAAAAAACCACATACAAAGACCTAGTGGATAAAATGAAAGCCCTAGAAGAGTACGATTGGTATACATGGCAAAGAGCAAGCTCAGATCTCAGAAAATTACAAATCATTACTAAAAAAGAAAATAAGAAACCGATTCAAGTGCATTTAGATTTAGATCGGGCCAGAATAAGGGCAGACCAGAGAGGTATCACATATGAATTAACTGATGAGGAGAATAAATTATGAAAGAATTTCATGTAAAAAATGAATTTATAGAACTTAGAGCTAAAGGATTAAGTTTTGATAAAATATCAAAAAAAATTAAAGTCAGTAAACCTACCCTAATTGAATGGGCTAATGAATTCGATTTAGAGATTGCTAATTTAAGGTCTTTCGAGTTAGAAGCACTTCAAGAAAAATATTTTCTAACTAAACAACATTTGATTAAACAATATGGTGAAATTCTTCGAAAACTTAATAATGAAATAAAAAAACGCGATCTAAGTGATGTTAAAACCGGTAAACTTGTGGAATTGATTATAAAAACATCTCATGAATTAGATAGACTGAGGATAGACTTTAATAATTCTAATTTTAGAACACATGGTGAAATGCAAGCAATAAGGTCTGAGCTTAAGTTTCAAGAATCTTTCGATGAAATGTTACGAGAAATGGAAAATGCTCTCATAAAAAAATAAACCATATCTTTACTATTTTTTAACCGAAATTGATTTTTCACGAGAGACTTTTTCTTAGAGGATTACAATCGTTAAAATCAATCTTCAATTTCGAAGAAATTATTCAACATTATTTATATACTATTATAATTTTTATTAGTATTTTATATAATAAATATAACACTAACAATATTTCGATATATTTATATACCAAAATTTATTATTACTATTATCAACGACGAGCAATATTGGGGGCAAGTAGATCACCGCGAGTGAGATTCAATTATTTTCCATATGGATATTGTGGTGAAAATGGGATTACAGGACATATATTTAAAAAAAAATTATGATTCCGGTATTGATGATATCCTGAAGGATTTTTATATCCCCTCATTATCTAATTCTATAAAATACAAAAGATTAGCTGGTTTTTTTTCTTCAAGTTCCTTAGCTGTAGCGGCCAAAGGTATTTCTAATTTTATAAAAAATGATGGACATATGGAATTAGTTTGCAGTGCCAAGTTAAATAAAGAAGATGTGGAATCTATTAAAAACGCTTATAAAAATCCTAAAGATATAATTGAAGAATTAGCACTTTCAGAATTAGAAAATATAGAAGAAGGGATTGTTAAGGATCATGTTGCGGCATTGGGATGGATGATAGCAAACAATAGATTAAAAATCAAGATAGCTATCAATCTGGATGAAGATGGCATACCATTAGACGAGAGTTATGGAATGTTCCATTTAAAATTAGGAGTCCTTATTGATTCAGAAGGGAATATGTTATCTTTCAGCGGGTCTATTAATGAAACTGAATACGGTTGGACTCGAAACTTTGAAGAATTCAAAATTTTTAGAAACTGGAATCTAGCTGAAAAGGAATATTTCGATAATGATTTAAAGACTTTTAATCGATACTGGGATGGAATACCTGGAATGGTACAAGTTTTTGATATACCTGAGGCAGTTGAGAGAGAACTCATAAAGATTGCGCCTGTTAGATTTGAAGACCTTAACATCGGAGATAAGAACAAGAGGACTAAAAAAAGAAAAGCACTTTACGATCATCAAAAAAATGCAATTGATTTCTGGGTCAAAAACAACATGAAAGGCATCTTTGCAATGGCCACAGGGACAGGAAAAACATTAACAGCTTTAGGATGTCT encodes:
- a CDS encoding tyrosine-type recombinase/integrase — protein: MDREDEKIIENWFLRRNISSGTQATYLISLKEYSTIIGKTPYELYQEADEEADAGLRPIKTKVFGYLLQYKKHLMESGKATKTIKLYFSAIRSFYKSFDVPLPDIAFDSGDIGLEKNIGKPLRREDIRKLANAASSRERAMIYLMALSGMGQQEARDLTIQKYIDAASTAIERPLDDVYDLFKFEDDIVKEILILHITRRKVKYRYITFIPPEASREIIHYLKERCFGRNEKIRIKNNQDHIFVGKNGGQMSRDSVVTNFRRIGQLAGFKREKGSYSSWRSHALRKYFISTLINKKGNKIIADFMAGHKISEQDRTYWQANPEDLKNMYQDALPFLSLDEAKVKDVETEGYRELKEENIDLKSELNQVKIKLASLGDFAKFMQDPDVKKILENKLPKEEDII